The following coding sequences lie in one Primulina huaijiensis isolate GDHJ02 chromosome 2, ASM1229523v2, whole genome shotgun sequence genomic window:
- the LOC140961335 gene encoding 1-aminocyclopropane-1-carboxylate synthase 7-like: MVIEIGLSKVAESETHGENSPYFAGWKAYDEDPYDELCNPSGVIQMGLAENQVSFDLLEQYLETHPESLTIGRSKASGFRENALFQDYHGLKSFRKAMSSFMEEIRGGRAKFNPDRVVLTAGATAASELLTFILADPGDALLVPTPYYPGFDRDLRWRTGVNIVPVSCDSSNNFEITPQALESAYNEAVSKNIKVKGVFITNPSNPLGATIKRRILEQILEFVSRKNMHLVSDEIYSGSAFSSDEFVSIAEVLESRNYKDSERVHIVYSLSKDLGLPGFRVGTIYSYNDKVVLTARRMSSFTLISSQTQQLLASMLSDKKFTEHYVKTNRERLKRRHEMIVSGLKNAGIECLKGNAGLFCWMNLRPFLEEDTKEQELELWDLILHEVKLNISPGSSCHCSEPGWFRVCFANISEQTLDVALGRIQDFVERRKGGKRNNGFCSK, from the exons ATGGTAATTGAGATAGGTTTATCAAAAGTAGCAGAATCAGAAACTCATGGTGAGAATTCACCATACTTTGCTGGATGGAAAGCATATGATGAAGACCCTTATGATGAATTATGCAATCCCTCCGGAGTTATACAAATGGGACTTGCAGAAAATCAA GTTTCGTTTGATTTGTTGGAGCAATACCTGGAAACACATCCGGAGTCACTAACTATTGGTAGGAGCAAAGCTTCTGGATTCAGAGAAAATGCTCTATTTCAAGATTATCATGGACTAAAATCTTTCAGAAag GCAATGTCTAGTTTTATGGAAGAAATAAGAGGGGGAAGAGCAAAATTCAACCCTGATAGAGTTGTTCTAACAGCTGGTGCAACTGCAGCCAGTGAGTTATTGACTTTCATTTTGGCTGATCCTGGAGATGCCTTACTTGTTCCTACTCCTTACTATCCCGG GTTTGACAGAGACTTGAGGTGGAGAACTGGAGTAAACATCGTACCAGTTTCCTGCGACAGCTCGAACAATTTCGAGATCACCCCACAGGCTTTGGAATCAGCATACAACGAAGCCGTATCCAAGAACATTAAAGTCAAAGGAGTCTTCATAACAAATCCATCGAACCCTCTAGGCGCGACGATCAAACGGCGAATTCTTGAACAGATTCTTGAATTCGTGAGCCGCAAAAACATGCACCTCGTGTCCGATGAGATCTACTCGGGATCGGCGTTCTCTTCGGATGAATTTGTCAGCATTGCTGAAGTTCTTGAATCCAGAAACTACAAGGATTCAGAAAGGGTGCACATTGTTTACAGCCTTTCCAAAGATTTAGGGCTTCCAGGATTTCGAGTGGGGACTATATATTCATACAATGATAAAGTGGTGTTAACTGCAAGAAGGATGTCGAGTTTCACCTTGATTTCTTCACAAACTCAACAGCTTTTGGCCTCAATGCTTTCTGATAAGAAATTCACGGAACATTACGTCAAAACTAATAGAGAAAGGCTGAAAAGGAGACATGAAATGATCGTTTCCGGGTTGAAAAACGCTGGTATCGAGTGCTTGAAAGGGAATGCTGGACTGTTCTGTTGGATGAATTTGAGGCCATTCTTGGAGGAGGACACGAAGGAACAAGAATTGGAATTGTGGGATTTAATTTTGCATGAAGTTAAACTAAACATTTCTCCGGGATCTTCTTGCCATTGCTCCGAGCCAGGGTGGTTTAGGGTTTGCTTTGCGAATATAAGTGAACAGACACTGGATGTTGCACTCGGAAGAATACAAGATTTTGTGGAAAGAAGAAAAGGGGGGAAGAGGAACAATGGATTCTGctcaaaatga